One genomic segment of Pelagerythrobacter marensis includes these proteins:
- a CDS encoding MerC domain-containing protein, with amino-acid sequence MVAQHSPIRAKLDRAGIMLSGLCLVHCIASIVVVSALGIGAEFLLAPAFHRVGLAIALVVAAVAIGWGALTHRRPVPFVTAMMGLTFMGGALAMPHGAGEAVLTVIGVTLVAIGHLLNLRRAD; translated from the coding sequence ATGGTTGCGCAACACTCTCCGATTCGTGCGAAGCTCGATCGCGCCGGCATTATGCTGTCGGGTCTGTGCCTCGTGCACTGCATCGCATCGATCGTGGTCGTCTCGGCGCTGGGGATCGGTGCCGAATTTCTGCTTGCGCCGGCATTTCACCGCGTTGGCCTTGCCATCGCGCTGGTCGTCGCAGCGGTTGCGATCGGCTGGGGCGCACTGACCCATCGCCGGCCGGTCCCGTTCGTGACAGCGATGATGGGCCTCACCTTCATGGGCGGCGCCCTCGCCATGCCCCACGGCGCGGGGGAGGCTGTTCTTACGGTAATCGGGGTGACGCTGGTGGCTATCGGGCACCTGCTTAACTTGCGCCGCGCGGATTGA
- a CDS encoding COX15/CtaA family protein: MSTNFRPAALVRWLWFIAWLIVAIVVVGGITRLTESGLSITEWKPVTGAIPPLSEAQWQAEFAAYQQIGEYLHITGPAGMTLADYKFIYFWEWAHRLIARIIGLVFALPLAWFWIRGAIPPGYKARLVALLALGGLQGAFGWFMVRSGLSGEVTDVSHFWLSIHLLTALFTLAAVVWTALDLGRLARIPGARPAKFGGLALPIALVVFVQLLLGAWVAGLDAGHASDTWPLMQGRLVPEFDMSRGFWWALTHDPFLIHFLHRWWAWIAVAALIVLARKVRPFERRASVAIHAAFGSQIVLGIATVWTGVSLWVATAHQFVGALLVMATAWGLHIVGRRR; the protein is encoded by the coding sequence ATGTCCACCAACTTTCGCCCGGCCGCTCTCGTCCGCTGGCTCTGGTTCATCGCCTGGCTGATCGTGGCGATCGTGGTGGTCGGCGGGATAACCCGCCTTACCGAATCGGGATTGTCGATCACCGAATGGAAGCCGGTAACCGGCGCGATCCCTCCGCTTAGCGAGGCGCAATGGCAGGCGGAGTTCGCGGCCTACCAGCAGATCGGTGAGTATCTCCATATCACCGGCCCCGCTGGCATGACGCTGGCCGACTACAAGTTCATCTATTTCTGGGAATGGGCGCACCGATTGATCGCGCGGATCATCGGGCTCGTCTTCGCACTGCCGCTGGCGTGGTTCTGGATACGCGGTGCGATCCCGCCGGGGTACAAGGCGCGCCTTGTCGCGTTGCTTGCGCTGGGCGGCCTTCAGGGGGCGTTCGGCTGGTTCATGGTCCGTTCGGGCCTTTCGGGGGAGGTGACCGATGTCAGCCACTTCTGGCTCTCGATCCACCTGCTTACCGCACTGTTCACGCTTGCGGCCGTGGTCTGGACCGCGCTCGACCTCGGCCGGCTGGCGCGGATACCGGGCGCGCGCCCGGCGAAGTTCGGCGGCCTGGCGCTGCCGATCGCGCTGGTCGTGTTTGTCCAGCTGCTGCTTGGCGCATGGGTCGCCGGCCTTGACGCAGGCCATGCGTCCGACACCTGGCCATTGATGCAGGGCCGGCTGGTGCCCGAGTTCGACATGTCGCGCGGGTTCTGGTGGGCCCTGACGCACGATCCCTTTCTGATCCACTTCCTCCATCGCTGGTGGGCGTGGATCGCTGTGGCGGCGCTGATCGTGCTTGCGCGCAAGGTGCGTCCGTTCGAACGGCGCGCTTCGGTCGCGATCCACGCAGCATTCGGAAGTCAGATCGTGCTGGGCATTGCAACCGTATGGACCGGCGTTTCGCTGTGGGTCGCCACCGCACACCAGTTCGTGGGTGCGCTGCTGGTCATGGCCACGGCCTGGGGCCTGCACATCGTGGGGAGGCGGCGTTGA